The genomic stretch AAAGTTTTGCTCAAATTTCGAAATATTTGGTTGAGAACAAAAGAAAATCGGCactagaagctgagaaactacAAAATTTGGCTATCGAAGCCAAAGTCAAAGAATGTGAAGATGGCCAACAAGGCCAAGCAACAACTTCAAAGGCCGGAGGCTAGATTAGATTTATGACAATAAGCCTTTAGGGTTTGAGAAAGATCCATTAAATGAGTTGCAGAGAATTCAAGCGCAAGACCCACTCGAGGAGATAGATCTAGGAGATGTGGTCATAAAAAGACCAACTTATATAAGCACTAAAGTTGGGTCGAAGATGAAGGCTAAACTGATTGAAGTATTGAAAGAGTACATAGATTATTTTGCCTGGGACTACGGTGAAATGCCTGGCCTAAATCGTAACATAGTAGAACATCGATTGCATATTCATCCAGGAAAATGACTAGTAAAGCAACACCCTCGACAGTTTGCTCCAAAAATCATATTAAAGATTAAGCAGGAGATCGAGAGACTTCTCAAAAGTCGGTTCATCAGAACTGTAAGGTACTTCGAATGGTTTGCCAACATAGTACCTGTTATCAAGAAAAATGGAACACTTAGAGTCTGTATAGATTTTAGAGACTTTAACAATGCAACTTCAAAAGATGAGTATTCAATGCAAGTGGCAGAAATGCTAGTTGATTCAGCTGCAGGTTTCGAATACTTGTGTATGTTTGATGGTTATTCTGACAATAATCAGATTCTCATAGCAGAAGATGATGTTCTCAATACGGTGTTTCGATGCCCCGGAGCTTTGGTAACATACGAATGGTTTGTGATGCCGTGTTTAAAAAACGCCGAAGCAACTTATCAAAAAGCAATGAATGCCATATTCCAtgattttattaaaaaaattatgcaggtatacattgatgatattgtgataaagTCTTCATCTAAAATTGGTCATTTGGACCATCTTCGACGCTCACTTGAGAGGATGAAAaaatatggattaaaaatgaatctattaaaatgtgcttttggtgtaCATGGAGGAGACTTCTTGGGTTTCGTGGTGCACCAAAAAGGCATCGAGATCAACCAAAATAAAACAAAAGCAATTTTGGATCTCAAGCCTCCTTCGGCAAAGAAGCAATTTCGGTCTTTGTTAGGGAAGATAAACTTCTTGAGAAGATTTATATCAAATCTAAGTGGCAAGACGAAGGTTTTCTCGCCATTGCTCAAGATCAAGAAGGAAAGTGATTTACATTGGGAATGAGAGCAATAAGAGGATTTTAAAGCCATCAAAGAGTACCTCATAAAGCCTCCCATTTTATTTCCACCTAGTATGAATATGAATATGAGGTTATATATTGTTGCATCAGATACGATCATAGGAAGTATATTAGGATAAGAGGATGACATTGGTGTTGAAAGATCCATCTATTACCTCAGTCGAATTTCAATAGATGTTGAAACTAGGTACAATATGATTGAAAAATTATGCATATGCTAGTACTTCTCATGTATGAAATTAAAGAAATATATAAAACcaattgatgtttatgtttcgtctcattttgatgttattaaacatatgttgtctaaacctattctacatagtcgaattgggaaatgggcacTAGCATTAACTGAATTTTCTTTAACATATATGCCTTTGAGGGCGATGAAAGGCCAAATAGTGGAAGATTTTATTGTATACCATACAATAGTCGAACCATCACTAAACATGGTCGACACGAACCCATGGAGGTTATACTTCGACTAGTCAAGTCACAAAAATGGAACAGGTGTTGAGATCTTAATATTATCCCCACAAGGCATTTCGACGAAGTTAAAATGTAAAGTCGACGGAAATTGTTCCAACAATGAAGCAGAATACGAAGCCCTAATCATTGGCCTCAAAATCTTGAGGGATTTAGGAGCCAAGAAGGTCGAGATAAATGGTGATTTTGAGCTAATGATCTAACAAATAACACGAGAATATAAGTCTATTAAAGAAAATCTGTTGATGTATTTTGCAATGGAGAAACGCTTATTAGAGTGCTTTGAGGTTGTCGGTATCACACATGTGCCTAGAACAGAGAATCAATAAGCTAACGATTTAGCACAAATTGCATCTGGGTATAAAGTGTCGAAAAATAGGCTCAAGGACTTTATTGAGGTGAAAGAAAAGATGGTGTCGAACGTCTTGCCGTCACCCAAAATGGAAATCCCAAAACTTGGGAGGCAGATGTCTTAAgtaaaaaatttgaaaattttgaaagaCATGAAGTTTTTGCCATTGGCAATTTGTCGCAATCAAATTGGAGAAAACCAATCATGGAGTACTTAGAAAATCCAATCGAAAACACTGACAGGAAAATTAAGTATAGAGCGTTAAGCTATATATGTCTAGGAAATGAGTTATCGAAAAAGACTCTAGAAGGAGTATTGCTCAAGTGTATTGGGGATACAAAAGCATACTTGGCAATGTCTTAGGTACACAATGGAATTGTGGAGCTCACCAAGCTGGccataaaatgaaatggttattatTTTAACAAGGTGTTTACTGGCCAAGTGTGTTAAAAGACTGTATTGACCAAAAGGTGTCAAGAATGTCAGATACATGCAAGCATTCGACATGTGCCAGCCAGCGAGTTGCATGCAATCATCAAGCCCTAGCCCTTTCGAGGTTGGGTGTTAGATGTCATCGGTGATATTCGACCGgcctcgtcgaaacaacaaaAATTTATCCTGGTAGGTATAAACTATTTCACAAAAGGGATGGAAGTTATCCCTTTGATAAAAATGGATCAAAAGGCTGTGATCGAATTCACTCAAAAACATATTGTGTATAGTTTGGAATTCCTGAAACCATTACTACATATCAAGGTTCAGTTTTCGTTGGTCAAAAGATGCAAGAGTTTGCTGTTGAAAGAGGATTCAAGTTGGTTACTTCCATACCTTACTACGCCCAAGCAAATGGCCAAGTCGAGGCAGCCAATAAAGTGATAATTGGGTTAATCAAAAAACCTGTTGCCAAGAAACCTAAGAATTGGCATAAAACATTAGATCAAGTTCTATGAGTTTGTCAAACATCCCCAAAGGAGGCAACCAATTCAACGCCTTTTTGTTTGGCATTTGGGCATGATGACGTGTTGCCAACAGAAATCTGTTTACAATCAGTTAGGGTGCAACGGCAAAACAACATTCCGTCAGAATAATATTGGAGACTGATGTTCGACGAAATGACCGATTTAGATGAAGAAAGGTTGGTTACAATAGACATGTTGTTACGACAAAAAACGTGTGTAGCCAAAGCGTATAATAAAAAGGTCAAGATAAAAACCTTTGCAATAAATGATTATGTTTAGAAGGTGACCTTACCTATGGATCAAAGAGATCGGACTTTAGGAAAATGGTCACCAAATTGGGAGGGACCATTTCAAGTGATCAAAATGTTTACGAATAACGCCTATGAAATTCAAGAGCTAGGTATTTATCGAAGAATCTTAAGGGTAAAtggaaaatatttaaaaatatataaacCTCTGATCCAAGAGATTCAAATCAAAGGTAATAAAACTTGTCATTAATTATCAAAGCCAAAATGGAAAAACCCAAGATGGCATACAAAATCTTCAAGCAGAGTTACATTGTCTCAACAGAGAAATACATTAGGCAGGAAATCTAGACTTAAAATCTTCAAAAAGGGTCTTCTCATGACCAATCATGTTGTCGAGGAGGTCCCTCTTCTCCTGCAGTTGGCCAATCCTTTCTTTAATTTCAAGGGTCTTCTCACCATGTGCAATTCCTTTGAAAACTTCCCAATCAATAACATCTTGAGTCGGCAGAGTCTCGGTTGAATCCAAGGAGGCTTTTTGTTTCTCGACTTCGGAAATTTTCTTGGCGAGTTCAGTGATTTGAGCCTGATAGTTTGAGATTTACTGGTCAAAGGATTGTTGTTGGTTGAAACGCTCTTGCTTCTTGGTCTCAAAATCATTGAGTTTCCTTTCACAAATTTTGCTGAAGTCTCATTCTCATCTCATCTCGTTGAGCTATGTTTTAATTTGGAAGTCAGCGTACCAACGAAGAGTGAGGTCTTTGACAAGCTAAGTGAAGAAGGCTTCAAACTCAATCGGATATTTAGCCACAGGAGCAGGAACTTTATGTCGAGAAAGCTCACCAAGCAGCTTGAGGACGTCGACCCATGAGGCCTCTTCCTCTGCGAAGATGACCAAAATTTCATTCTTAAACAAATAGGTTTTCAGCTGTTAGAGTTTGAGAATGACAAGAGCATCCATTTCTGGAATATGCATGGTAGTCGAGCTAGAGGGATGAGCATCAATCGACACTTGGCGAAGCTTCTGCATCCTTCTCAAAATCTCTGTTGGATTTTGTTGTTTCAGAGAGAGAGTATCCTCCAGATTAAGAGAACTATTGGAACTTTTGTCTTACACAAGGGGGCATTTTTTTCAGAGGCTATCGAATTTGATTTTCCTTTTCCAGACAGATTGTTGGCAGCAGTCGAAAGGGTTTCGCAACCAATAGCGATTGTATTACCTTCGCTAGCAGCGGCTGAAGGATCCTGGATTTGATGTATGTCAGGATTTTGATTGTCTTCAATCGACGTGCCGTGAAACTCATCAATTTTTTGGGGACTCAAAAGGGTGGCAGTCTCAGCTAGATTCTCAGTTTTGAGCCTTACGTTGTTGTTAGCCTCAACAAGAGTTGAATCATCCATTTTCCCTACAAAAAGAAGTTAGGATCAATGTCGAGGAATAATTCATGAGGTTACGAAACAAGAATGTTCAAATACCTCGGGAGCTACGTGTTTTGGGGAAGTTGGAGTAGGTTCTTCTTGACCAATGGGTTTAAAGATCTCAATAAGATCATCAGGGATATAAATCTTTGCAGTCGAAGAAATAGTTTTCGAAGATGGTTTCTTGGATGgaattttctttttctttcttgcCAGAATGGACAGAGTAGATGGTGGAGCCTTCACGGTAGGAAAAATGTGAGAATATGTGCTACCATCAGAAGCCTCATTTTCAACATAAGGCACTTCTTAAGAAACCTAAGTCATGAGAAACGTAACATGTTTATCGAATTAGAACATCATGAAACACTAAGACGTGAAATACATGCGGTTTCAGAGTTGCGAATGCTTTTTGTTTTTTAGGGGGTTTGTTTGGGGATGGCGTAGCAACTGGAGCCCGTTTTCGACCCTAGAAAACAAATACAGAGAAGGTTAATGGGTTTTTATTCTTAAAGAAAGGAAAGGCAATGGATTAGTAGTTACCTTTTTTGGTTGGTCCTCATCGACATCAATAGTTTGGATGTTCTCGATGGGAGCGTCAGTATTCGGTTGTGAAGCCAATGTTTCACCAGCAAGGGTAGAAAAAGCGTCGATCAAATTTTGTAGGAAGAGTGCACTAGAGAAAGACGACCACCACTTGTCGAAGTCCTTGGTGATTAGG from Lathyrus oleraceus cultivar Zhongwan6 chromosome 7, CAAS_Psat_ZW6_1.0, whole genome shotgun sequence encodes the following:
- the LOC127104685 gene encoding uncharacterized protein LOC127104685, giving the protein MQVAEMLVDSAAGFEYLCMFDGYSDNNQILIAEDDVLNTVFRCPGALVTYEWFVMPCLKNAEATYQKAMNAIFHDFIKKIMQFGIPETITTYQGSVFVGQKMQEFAVERGFKLVTSIPYYAQANGQVEAANKVIIGLIKKPVAKKPKNWHKTLDQVL